One region of Stigmatella erecta genomic DNA includes:
- a CDS encoding cold-shock protein: MATGTVKWFNDAKGFGFITQDGGGEDLFCHHTAIQTQGFRSLQEGQKVEFDVARGPKGLQAQNVRPI; this comes from the coding sequence ATGGCAACTGGTACCGTGAAGTGGTTCAACGACGCGAAGGGCTTTGGGTTCATCACGCAGGACGGCGGCGGCGAGGATCTCTTCTGCCACCACACTGCGATTCAGACCCAGGGCTTCCGCAGCCTGCAGGAGGGCCAGAAGGTGGAGTTCGACGTGGCCCGCGGCCCCAAGGGCCTTCAGGCGCAGAACGTTCGCCCGATCTGA
- a CDS encoding DUF4136 domain-containing protein — protein sequence MFRPRQALVPLLVLLLSACAGIETRTDYDPGAVERLNGYRTYAWESVPQTQNSSVYNPIVESRVRAAVDKQLQAQGYQQVSQNPDFRIGWHGAIDQKLDVQTVDHYYGYAWDPWYSPFYLTPSVPETRVREYQEGTLILDFIDAASKKLVWRGTAQAELKQSASASKRQERLEEAVRGILKDFPPKPKK from the coding sequence ATGTTCCGTCCTCGCCAGGCGCTCGTTCCCCTGTTGGTGCTGCTGCTCTCCGCCTGCGCGGGCATTGAAACCCGCACGGATTACGATCCGGGCGCCGTGGAGAGGCTGAACGGCTACCGCACGTATGCCTGGGAGTCCGTGCCTCAAACGCAAAACTCGTCCGTCTACAACCCCATCGTCGAGTCCCGCGTCCGGGCCGCCGTGGACAAACAACTCCAAGCACAGGGCTACCAGCAGGTGTCTCAGAACCCAGACTTCCGGATTGGATGGCATGGCGCCATTGATCAGAAGTTGGATGTGCAGACGGTGGACCACTACTACGGCTATGCCTGGGACCCCTGGTACTCGCCGTTCTACCTGACGCCCTCGGTGCCGGAGACGCGCGTCCGGGAGTACCAGGAGGGGACGCTCATCCTCGACTTCATCGATGCGGCCAGCAAGAAGCTGGTGTGGCGCGGCACGGCGCAGGCCGAGCTGAAGCAGTCGGCCTCCGCCAGCAAGCGTCAGGAGCGGCTCGAAGAGGCCGTTCGCGGCATCCTCAAGGACTTTCCACCCAAGCCGAAGAAGTAG
- a CDS encoding cytochrome P450, whose translation MTRRVNLLSDDFRANPYPGYAELRRNRPVTQVEPAGLWAVSRYEDVAFVLNTPQRFSPEGLQTVWEPAWLGYNPLAHATVLLEGAAAHPRQEWMKQALGPRALQQLEPRIRQFANALADELVAQKHTDFIASFALPLPTLVLGELLGLSAADGRQLKNASDDFACVLPKVPSDDALRIRNTVTHLTAQLTQLLEQERTAPPAEGLRGLLRAELQAGTMSLREGVELWTFLLVTGLETTVPLLANALLLLAGQPALLAQLRADRSLLPAFIEELLRYDPPTHGILRTAREPVTLSGVTVPEGAVVLALTASAGRDERHYAEPDRFILHREQPSPPAGWGHPTCPVASLANLQARVGLEALLARFEGFAALPADLSWNKALTVRGPHALPLALTPAGQGATSSAWVESP comes from the coding sequence ATGACGCGACGCGTAAATCTTTTATCGGATGACTTCCGGGCCAATCCCTATCCTGGCTATGCCGAGCTGCGCCGGAACCGCCCCGTCACACAAGTTGAACCGGCGGGGCTCTGGGCCGTCTCCCGGTACGAGGACGTGGCCTTCGTCCTCAACACGCCCCAGCGCTTCTCGCCCGAGGGCCTCCAGACGGTCTGGGAGCCTGCCTGGCTGGGCTACAACCCCCTGGCCCACGCCACGGTCCTGCTGGAGGGCGCCGCGGCCCACCCGCGTCAGGAGTGGATGAAGCAGGCCCTGGGGCCCCGGGCCCTGCAACAGCTGGAGCCTCGCATCCGGCAGTTCGCGAACGCGCTCGCGGACGAGCTGGTTGCCCAGAAGCACACGGACTTCATCGCCTCCTTCGCCCTGCCCCTGCCCACCCTCGTGCTCGGGGAGCTGTTGGGGTTGAGCGCGGCGGACGGCCGGCAGCTCAAGAACGCGTCGGATGACTTCGCCTGTGTCCTTCCCAAGGTGCCCTCGGACGATGCCCTTCGCATCCGCAACACCGTGACGCACCTGACGGCGCAGCTGACGCAGCTCCTCGAGCAGGAGCGCACGGCGCCGCCCGCGGAGGGGCTCCGCGGCCTGCTCCGCGCCGAGCTCCAAGCGGGGACGATGAGCCTCCGGGAGGGGGTGGAGCTGTGGACGTTCCTGCTCGTCACCGGGCTGGAGACCACCGTGCCGCTGCTGGCCAATGCCCTGCTCCTGCTGGCCGGGCAGCCGGCATTGCTCGCACAGCTGCGCGCGGACCGGAGCCTGCTGCCCGCGTTCATCGAGGAGTTGCTGCGCTATGATCCGCCCACCCACGGCATCCTGCGCACCGCGCGGGAGCCGGTGACGCTCTCCGGGGTGACGGTGCCCGAGGGCGCCGTGGTGCTGGCCCTGACGGCCTCCGCGGGCCGGGACGAGCGCCACTACGCCGAGCCCGATCGCTTCATCCTCCACCGCGAACAACCCTCGCCCCCCGCCGGCTGGGGGCACCCCACCTGTCCCGTGGCCTCGCTGGCGAACCTCCAGGCCCGCGTGGGACTGGAGGCGCTGCTCGCCCGCTTCGAGGGCTTTGCCGCGCTCCCGGCGGACCTGAGCTGGAACAAGGCGCTCACGGTGCGAGGCCCCCATGCTCTGCCGCTGGCGCTCACGCCCGCGGGCCAGGGGGCTACTTCTTCGGCTTGGGTGGAAAGTCCTTGA
- a CDS encoding sensor histidine kinase has translation MSGPAPLPSGPLASLTARLLLAFLVPALGFFALMGGGGYALARAILEEELGQSLSAIAAATASQVSGERMLTIEPGDDVQGTRTWRNLTRLLGEVQRASGVRRVYAVDTQGRVRGDAGGGLPVGTEVPELARDRRELARVLAGERTASQVLFTGSDGRPYKTGYAPVWQEGQVVGVVGVEGSAAFFVLLAGLSRAFTVASGAALAVLAVVAVLTARGLARPLRRLMDSALRIGRGDLTTPVPPEPTREIGVLARELEEMRQALESRDRQLKLMLAGVAHEVRNPIGGIELFSGLLAEDVRAGSLAEAGGHVTRIQREVAYLQRIVEDFLAFAREQPLARAPVEAPALLSDACELMAGEAEAKGVLLKVEAAPVRLEADGSLLTAALVNLVKNAVQAAPPGSQVQLTGTSEGGRYAIHVQDSGPGVPAPEQERIFEPFFTTREKGTGLGLPLARKIIRAHGGELSLTSSPGHTVFTVTLPLGGGPRMASSGAEQSSPPSDV, from the coding sequence ATGAGCGGCCCCGCGCCCCTGCCCTCCGGCCCCCTGGCCTCGCTCACCGCGCGGCTGCTGCTGGCCTTCCTGGTGCCCGCGCTGGGCTTCTTCGCCCTCATGGGCGGGGGCGGGTATGCCCTGGCGCGGGCCATCCTCGAGGAGGAGCTGGGGCAGAGCCTCTCGGCCATTGCCGCGGCCACCGCCAGCCAGGTGAGCGGCGAGCGGATGCTCACCATCGAGCCCGGCGACGACGTCCAGGGCACGCGCACCTGGCGCAACCTCACGCGGCTCCTGGGCGAGGTGCAGCGGGCCAGCGGGGTGCGCCGCGTGTACGCCGTGGACACGCAGGGGCGCGTGCGGGGGGATGCCGGCGGCGGCCTGCCCGTGGGCACCGAAGTCCCCGAGCTGGCGCGGGACCGGCGGGAGCTGGCGCGGGTGCTCGCCGGCGAGCGCACCGCCAGCCAGGTGCTCTTCACCGGCTCGGATGGACGGCCCTACAAGACGGGCTACGCCCCGGTGTGGCAGGAGGGCCAGGTGGTGGGCGTGGTGGGGGTGGAGGGCAGCGCGGCCTTCTTCGTCCTGCTGGCCGGGCTGTCCCGGGCCTTCACCGTGGCCAGCGGGGCGGCCCTGGCGGTGCTGGCGGTGGTGGCGGTGCTCACCGCGCGCGGGCTGGCCCGCCCGCTGCGCCGGCTCATGGACTCGGCGCTGCGCATCGGCCGGGGAGACCTGACGACGCCCGTGCCCCCCGAGCCCACGCGGGAGATTGGCGTGCTGGCGCGCGAGCTGGAGGAGATGCGCCAGGCGCTGGAGAGCCGGGACCGGCAGCTCAAGCTCATGCTCGCGGGCGTGGCGCACGAGGTGCGCAACCCCATCGGGGGCATCGAGCTGTTCTCGGGCCTGCTCGCCGAGGACGTGCGGGCTGGCAGCCTCGCCGAGGCCGGCGGCCACGTGACGCGCATCCAGCGCGAGGTGGCCTACCTCCAGCGCATCGTCGAGGACTTCCTGGCCTTTGCCCGGGAGCAGCCCCTGGCGCGCGCCCCGGTGGAGGCCCCCGCCCTCCTGTCGGATGCCTGCGAGCTGATGGCCGGGGAGGCCGAGGCCAAGGGCGTCCTGTTGAAGGTGGAGGCGGCCCCGGTCCGCCTCGAGGCGGACGGCAGCCTGCTCACGGCCGCGCTGGTGAACCTGGTGAAGAACGCCGTGCAGGCCGCGCCCCCGGGCAGCCAGGTGCAGCTCACCGGCACCTCCGAGGGCGGGCGCTATGCCATCCACGTCCAGGACAGCGGCCCCGGGGTGCCCGCGCCCGAGCAGGAGCGCATCTTCGAGCCCTTCTTCACCACCCGGGAGAAGGGCACGGGGCTGGGGCTGCCCCTGGCCCGGAAGATCATCCGGGCCCACGGCGGGGAGCTGTCCCTCACCTCCTCGCCAGGCCACACGGTGTTCACCGTGACGCTGCCCCTGGGGGGAGGCCCCCGCATGGCTTCATCCGGTGCTGAACAGTCTTCCCCCCCCTCAGACGTTTGA
- a CDS encoding monovalent cation:proton antiporter-2 (CPA2) family protein: protein MSLLQQALVFLAAAVVAVTLFKKLGLGSVLGYLAAGVVIGPWGLGAVPDVQSILHFSEFGVVLLLFLIGLELEPARLWALRRTVFGLGGAQVALTGALLAGVGIATGMRPATAAVAGLGLSLSSTAFALQLLSEKNELPTPHGQAAFGILLFQDLAVIPLLALLPLLGSGEAPSSEPGWMAALKGLGVLAVVIGAGRYLVRPLFQRVAAAHSQELFTASALLLVIGTAVLVNAAGLSMALGSFLAGVLLADSEFRHELEADIEPFKGLLLGLFFIAVGMSVNLGLIASAPLKVLLWVVGLVGLKALVLWGLGRWRLGSTESAWSLALIISQGGEFAFVLFSLAVGLHVMEQSLADLMVVTVSLSMAVTPVLFAAYTRWLRPRLRHQAPRAFDVSPQEDHPVLIAGFGRVGQVVGRLLRAKRIGFTALDISSENIEFLKRFGNNVVHYGDASRLDLLRAARADKARVFVLAIDDIQASLRTAETVLQHFPHLTVFARARNRQHAYQLMNLGIKNIMRETWASSLEMGGGILEALGLTYSESRSALERFRENDENLLAATAPYHRDEKKLTELAVQARKELESLFEQDARKSP from the coding sequence ATGTCCCTTCTGCAGCAGGCCCTCGTCTTCCTGGCGGCCGCCGTCGTCGCGGTCACGCTCTTCAAGAAGCTCGGGCTGGGCTCCGTCCTGGGCTACCTGGCGGCGGGGGTCGTCATTGGCCCCTGGGGCCTCGGGGCCGTGCCGGATGTGCAGAGCATCCTTCACTTCTCCGAGTTCGGCGTGGTGCTCCTGCTGTTCCTCATTGGCCTGGAGCTGGAGCCCGCCCGGCTCTGGGCGCTGCGCCGCACGGTGTTCGGCCTGGGCGGGGCCCAGGTGGCCCTCACGGGGGCGCTGCTCGCCGGGGTGGGCATCGCCACGGGCATGCGGCCCGCCACCGCCGCCGTCGCGGGGCTGGGGCTGTCCCTGTCCTCCACCGCGTTCGCGCTCCAGCTCCTCTCCGAGAAGAACGAGCTGCCCACCCCCCACGGGCAGGCCGCCTTCGGCATCCTCCTGTTCCAGGATCTCGCCGTCATCCCCCTGCTCGCCCTGCTGCCCCTGCTGGGCAGCGGGGAGGCGCCCTCCTCGGAGCCGGGGTGGATGGCCGCGCTCAAGGGGCTGGGCGTGCTGGCGGTGGTCATCGGCGCGGGGCGCTACCTGGTGCGCCCCCTCTTCCAGCGCGTGGCGGCGGCCCACAGCCAGGAGCTATTCACCGCCTCCGCCCTGCTGCTCGTCATCGGCACCGCGGTGCTGGTCAACGCGGCGGGGCTGTCCATGGCGCTGGGCTCCTTCCTGGCGGGGGTGCTGCTGGCGGACTCGGAGTTCCGCCACGAGCTGGAGGCCGACATCGAGCCCTTCAAGGGGCTGCTGCTGGGGCTGTTCTTCATCGCGGTGGGCATGTCGGTGAACCTCGGGCTCATCGCCTCCGCCCCGCTGAAGGTCCTCCTGTGGGTGGTGGGCCTGGTGGGCCTCAAGGCGCTGGTGCTCTGGGGCCTGGGCCGCTGGCGCCTGGGCAGCACCGAGTCCGCCTGGAGCCTGGCGCTCATCATCTCCCAGGGGGGCGAGTTCGCCTTCGTGCTGTTCAGCCTGGCGGTGGGGCTCCACGTGATGGAGCAGTCCCTGGCGGACCTGATGGTGGTGACGGTGAGCCTGTCCATGGCCGTCACGCCCGTGCTGTTCGCGGCCTACACGCGCTGGCTGCGGCCCCGCCTGCGGCACCAGGCCCCCCGCGCCTTCGACGTCTCCCCCCAGGAGGACCACCCGGTGCTCATCGCGGGCTTCGGGCGGGTGGGCCAGGTGGTGGGCCGCCTCCTGCGGGCCAAGCGCATCGGCTTCACCGCGCTGGACATCAGCTCCGAGAACATCGAGTTCCTCAAGCGCTTCGGCAACAACGTCGTCCACTATGGCGACGCGTCCCGGCTGGACCTGCTGCGGGCCGCGCGGGCCGACAAGGCCCGGGTGTTCGTGCTCGCCATCGACGACATCCAGGCCTCCCTGCGCACCGCCGAGACGGTGCTCCAGCACTTCCCCCACCTGACGGTCTTCGCGCGCGCGCGCAACCGCCAGCACGCCTACCAGCTGATGAACCTGGGCATCAAAAACATCATGCGCGAGACGTGGGCCTCCAGCCTGGAGATGGGCGGCGGCATCCTGGAGGCGCTGGGGCTCACCTACTCGGAGAGCCGCTCGGCGCTGGAGCGGTTCCGCGAGAACGACGAGAACCTGCTCGCGGCCACCGCCCCGTACCACCGGGACGAGAAGAAGCTGACCGAGCTGGCGGTCCAGGCCCGCAAGGAGCTGGAGAGCCTCTTCGAGCAGGACGCCCGGAAGTCTCCGTGA
- a CDS encoding potassium/proton antiporter, translating into MPSAEPLPTAFLLVLSGVLMAVSVLFSRASGRFGVPVALLFLGIGMAAGSEGPGGIAFEDYGFSFRMGTVALVLILFDGGLNTPLVALRTALRPAAALATLGVVATAAVVGLAAYALFGFGWTEAFLLGAIVSSTDAAAVFAVLRGSGLHLKRRVGTTLELESGLNDPMAIILTIALTESLSRGTQPGWGLAVHAAVQMAVGGGMGVAIGWAGRHLLKRLRLHAAGLYPVLTLALAFLAFGLPTLLEGSGFLAVYTVGVMLGNETLRYRTGLLRVHDALAWLSQVAMFLLLGLLVFPSQLFGVAGVGLGLSLVLALVARPLAALLCLLPFRFPAGEILFTGWVGLRGAVPVILATYPVLHGAPGAQHIFNVVFFIVVVNGVLPGATVPWVTRKLGLAANVPEAPQAVLEIASTQLLNGEVSSFYIDVASAAAGARISELPFPAASAAMLIVRGQELLAPKGDTVLQRGDHVYVFSHSEDVPFLRLMFGQSEDE; encoded by the coding sequence ATGCCCTCGGCCGAACCCCTTCCTACCGCGTTCCTGCTGGTGCTCTCGGGCGTGCTGATGGCGGTGAGCGTGCTGTTCAGCCGCGCCTCGGGCCGGTTCGGGGTGCCGGTGGCCCTGCTGTTCCTGGGCATTGGCATGGCTGCCGGCTCGGAGGGGCCGGGCGGCATCGCCTTCGAGGACTACGGCTTCTCCTTCCGCATGGGCACGGTGGCCCTGGTGCTCATCCTCTTCGATGGAGGCCTCAACACGCCCCTGGTCGCCCTGCGCACCGCGCTGCGCCCGGCGGCGGCGCTCGCCACGCTGGGGGTGGTGGCCACCGCGGCCGTGGTGGGCCTGGCCGCCTACGCGCTGTTCGGCTTCGGCTGGACGGAGGCCTTCCTGCTGGGGGCCATCGTCTCCTCCACGGACGCGGCGGCGGTGTTCGCCGTGCTGCGGGGCAGTGGCCTGCACCTCAAGCGCCGGGTGGGCACCACGCTGGAGCTGGAGTCGGGCCTCAACGATCCGATGGCCATCATCCTCACCATCGCGCTCACCGAGAGCCTGTCCCGGGGCACCCAGCCCGGCTGGGGGCTGGCCGTGCACGCCGCGGTGCAGATGGCCGTGGGCGGTGGCATGGGGGTGGCGATTGGCTGGGCGGGCCGGCACCTGCTCAAGCGCCTGCGCCTGCATGCCGCGGGGCTCTACCCGGTGTTGACGCTGGCGCTGGCGTTCCTGGCCTTCGGGCTGCCCACGCTGCTGGAGGGCAGTGGGTTCCTGGCGGTGTACACGGTGGGCGTCATGCTGGGCAATGAGACGCTGCGCTACCGCACCGGGCTGCTCCGGGTGCACGACGCGCTGGCGTGGCTCTCCCAGGTGGCCATGTTCCTGCTCCTGGGGCTGCTCGTGTTCCCCTCGCAGCTCTTCGGCGTGGCGGGGGTGGGGCTGGGGTTGAGCCTCGTGCTGGCGCTGGTGGCCCGGCCGCTGGCGGCGCTGCTGTGCCTGCTGCCCTTCCGCTTCCCGGCGGGGGAGATTCTCTTCACCGGCTGGGTGGGGCTGCGCGGCGCGGTGCCCGTCATCCTCGCCACCTACCCGGTGCTGCACGGGGCGCCCGGGGCGCAGCACATCTTCAATGTCGTCTTCTTCATCGTGGTGGTGAACGGCGTGCTCCCCGGGGCCACCGTGCCCTGGGTGACGCGCAAGCTGGGGCTGGCGGCCAACGTGCCCGAGGCCCCGCAGGCGGTGCTGGAGATCGCCTCCACGCAGCTGCTCAACGGCGAGGTGAGCTCCTTCTATATCGATGTGGCCTCGGCCGCGGCGGGAGCCCGCATCTCCGAGCTGCCGTTTCCTGCCGCCTCCGCCGCCATGCTCATCGTCCGGGGGCAGGAGCTGCTGGCCCCCAAGGGCGACACCGTGCTGCAGCGGGGGGACCACGTCTATGTCTTCTCCCACTCGGAGGACGTCCCGTTCCTGAGGCTGATGTTCGGCCAGAGTGAGGACGAGTAA
- a CDS encoding cation:proton antiporter: MHGAHEFLKALTLVLCVAAVTTVLFQRLRQPVVLGYIIAGLIIGPYVAFPLFADPGTVQTLSELGVILLMFSLGLEFSLRKLFSVGPTAGLTAVIQCSLMIWLGFVVGRAFGWTPRESFFTGALLAISSTTIIAKAFDEQGIRGRLREFVVGVLIVEDLIAVLLMATLTAISSGAGLSAGQLALTSGRLVAFLVGLVVVGLLVVPRAMRAVVRLNRPETTLVASVGLCFAVALLAQSFGYSVALGAFLAGSLVAESGEEKVVEHLVLPVKDMFAAIFFVSVGMLIDPKLIAEHWVAIAVLTVVVIVGKIVGVSLGAFLTGNGTRTSVQSGMSLAQIGEFSFIIAGLGLSLKATGEFLYPVAVAVSAITTLTTPLLIRVSGPVANFVDRKLPKPLQTFVALYGSWVEGLRTAPRQKTLGTTVRRLIGLLLLDMALLIGLIIGTSLTLARLTPIIAQKTGLSGSLAEALVIAGAVVLALPFLVGIARLASRLGATLAEVALPRRPDRKVDLAAAPRRALTVTIQVIVALLLGAPLIAITQPFLSGFTGALLVLVLLVLLGVAFWRSATNLQGHVRAGAQLIVEALAAQSRSKEPGAEPQPLEQVHGMLPGLGEPTPVRLGERSPALGRTLAELNLRGQTGATVLAIQRGEEGISFPTAKEVLRLGDVLALAGTHEAVEAARLLLMPEAVVPPPEGTQLPA, from the coding sequence ATGCACGGCGCACACGAATTCCTGAAGGCCCTCACGCTCGTGCTGTGTGTGGCCGCGGTGACCACGGTCCTGTTCCAGCGGCTGCGCCAGCCGGTGGTGCTGGGCTACATCATCGCGGGGCTCATCATCGGCCCCTATGTGGCCTTTCCGCTCTTCGCGGATCCGGGCACGGTCCAGACGCTGTCGGAGCTGGGCGTCATCCTGCTGATGTTCTCGCTCGGGCTGGAGTTCAGCCTGCGCAAGCTGTTCTCGGTGGGGCCCACCGCGGGGCTCACCGCCGTCATCCAGTGCAGCCTGATGATCTGGCTGGGCTTCGTCGTGGGCCGGGCCTTTGGGTGGACGCCGCGCGAGAGCTTCTTCACGGGGGCGCTCCTGGCCATCTCGAGCACGACCATCATCGCCAAGGCCTTCGACGAGCAGGGCATCCGCGGCCGGCTGCGCGAGTTCGTCGTCGGCGTGCTCATCGTGGAGGACCTCATCGCGGTGCTGCTCATGGCGACGCTCACGGCCATCTCCTCGGGGGCGGGGCTCTCGGCGGGGCAGCTGGCGCTCACCTCGGGCCGCCTCGTGGCGTTCCTGGTGGGGCTGGTGGTGGTGGGGCTGCTCGTGGTGCCCCGGGCCATGCGCGCGGTGGTGCGGCTCAACCGCCCGGAGACGACGCTCGTGGCGAGCGTGGGCCTGTGCTTCGCCGTGGCGCTGCTGGCCCAGTCGTTCGGCTACTCGGTGGCGCTGGGCGCCTTCCTGGCGGGCTCGCTGGTGGCCGAGTCGGGGGAGGAGAAGGTGGTGGAGCACCTGGTGCTGCCCGTGAAGGACATGTTCGCGGCCATCTTCTTCGTGTCGGTGGGCATGCTCATCGATCCGAAGCTCATCGCCGAGCACTGGGTGGCCATCGCGGTGCTCACCGTGGTGGTCATCGTGGGCAAAATCGTCGGCGTCTCGCTGGGGGCTTTCCTCACCGGCAACGGCACGCGCACCTCCGTCCAGTCGGGCATGAGCCTGGCGCAGATCGGCGAGTTCTCGTTCATCATCGCCGGGCTGGGGCTGTCCCTGAAGGCGACGGGGGAGTTCCTCTACCCGGTCGCCGTGGCCGTCTCCGCCATCACCACGCTCACCACGCCGCTGCTCATCCGCGTCTCGGGGCCGGTGGCGAACTTCGTCGACCGGAAGCTGCCCAAGCCCCTGCAGACGTTCGTGGCCCTCTACGGCAGCTGGGTGGAGGGGCTGCGCACCGCCCCCCGGCAGAAGACGCTGGGCACCACCGTGCGGCGGCTCATCGGGCTGTTGCTGCTCGACATGGCCCTGCTCATCGGCCTCATCATCGGCACGTCCCTCACCCTGGCGCGGCTCACCCCCATCATCGCGCAGAAGACGGGCCTGAGCGGCTCGCTCGCCGAGGCGCTCGTCATCGCCGGGGCCGTGGTGCTGGCGCTGCCGTTCCTCGTGGGGATTGCCCGGCTGGCGAGCCGGCTGGGGGCGACGCTGGCCGAGGTGGCGCTGCCCCGCCGTCCGGACCGGAAGGTAGACCTCGCGGCGGCCCCCCGGCGGGCGCTCACCGTGACGATTCAGGTCATCGTCGCCCTGCTGCTGGGCGCCCCGCTCATCGCCATCACCCAGCCCTTCCTGAGCGGCTTCACCGGGGCGCTGCTCGTGCTGGTGCTGCTGGTGTTGCTGGGCGTGGCCTTCTGGCGCAGCGCCACGAACCTGCAGGGCCACGTCCGGGCGGGCGCCCAGCTCATCGTGGAGGCGCTCGCGGCCCAGTCCCGCTCGAAGGAGCCGGGGGCCGAGCCCCAGCCCCTGGAGCAGGTCCACGGCATGCTGCCCGGGCTGGGAGAGCCCACCCCCGTGCGGCTGGGGGAGCGCAGCCCAGCCCTCGGCCGCACCCTGGCGGAGCTGAACCTCCGCGGCCAGACGGGGGCCACGGTGCTCGCCATCCAGCGGGGCGAGGAGGGCATCTCCTTCCCCACGGCCAAGGAGGTGCTCCGCCTGGGAGATGTGCTCGCCCTGGCGGGCACCCACGAGGCGGTGGAGGCCGCCCGGCTCCTCCTGATGCCGGAGGCCGTGGTGCCCCCGCCGGAGGGCACCCAGCTCCCCGCCTGA